Proteins from one Mesoplodon densirostris isolate mMesDen1 chromosome 1, mMesDen1 primary haplotype, whole genome shotgun sequence genomic window:
- the LOC132486574 gene encoding HMG box transcription factor BBX-like isoform X2: MKGSHRNKDYSAEGEGAGKRPKRKCLQWHPLLAKKLLDFSEEEEEEDEEEDIDKVQLVGAAGLEQDGETEDDESPEQRARRPMNAFLLFCKRHRSLVRQEHRNRLDNRGATKILADWWAVLDPKEKQKYTDMAKEYKHAFMKANPGYKWCATTNKPVKSPTSTVNPREKLWAFPSDSSRALPSPKKTKPEEMPQLNFGMADPTQMGGLSMLLLAGEHVLGTPEISSGTCRPDVSESSELRQESPLFQFAEISSGTSHPDVPSKQCQASALFQFAEICSKTSQLGGAEPVKRCGESALFQLAEMCLASEGVKMEESKLIKAKESDGGRIQELEKGKEEREMKMEKIDEARFQKEAEFEKSAKENVRDSKELRNFEELRMDDIMGIKMEAPKAIKKEELEEDQKCSHFPDFSYSGSSKIIISDVPSRKDHMCHPHGIRIIEIPTALSKPEKLKKEKKKTKMDRQGNDKSTPKKTCKKRQSSESDIESVMYTIEAVAKGDWGIEKLGDTPRKQVHTSSSGKGSILDAKPPKKKVKSREKKMSKERSSDTTQESRPQDFISISASKNISGEVPEGIKAEPLTPTEDALPPSLSGQAKPEDSECHRKIETCGSRKSERSCKGALYKTLVSEGMLTSLRANVGRGKRRSGKGKSSDHEECWHEESWTFHQSGTSGSKKFKKTKPKEDSLLGSAKLDEEFEKKFNSLPQYSPVTFDQKCVPVPRKKKKTGHMSSEPTQTSKGSGDKWSNKQLFLAAIHPTEAIFSEDRNTTEPAYKVTNAPSIPNTPEPTRAQEPLVGSQKRKARKTKITHLVRTADGRVSPAGGTLDDKPKEHLQRSLVKVTETGCNDECSHNREATETRSSTPEMPAVSAFFSLAVPAEVAAMEHA, encoded by the exons atgaaaggcagtcatagaaataaagattattccgcagaaggagaaggagctggaaaacgaccaaaacgaaagtgccttcagtggcatccattgctagcaaagaaacttcttgacttttcagaagaggaagaagaggaagacgaaGAGGAGGATATTGATAAGGTTCAACTTGTTGGGGCCGCTGGTCTAGagcaagatggtgaaactgaagatgatgaatcaccagaacagcgagcccggagaccaatgaatgcatttctcttattttgcaaacgtcatcgctctcttgtacgtcaggaacacaggaacaggcttgataaccgaggtgctaccaagatactagctgattggtgggctgttctcgatccaaaggaaaagcagaaatacacagacatggccaaggagtataaacatgcatttatgaaagcaaatcctggctacaaatggtgtgctaccacaaacaagcctgtgaaatccccaacatccactgtcaatccacgggagaaactatgggccttcccatctgactcttcaagagccttgccaagccccaagaaaacaaagcctgaagaaatgcctcagcttaactttgggatggctgatcctactcaaatgggaggcctgagcatgctgcttttagctggagaacatgttcttggtacaccagagatatcctctggcacttgcaggcctgatgtttcagaatcctctgaattgcgtcaggagtcaccattatttcagtttgccgagatatcttcaggtacctcccaccctgatgttccgtcaaaacaatgtcaagcatcagccttgtttcagtttgcagagatctgttcgaagacttcacagttgggcggtgctgaacctgtaaaacgctgtggagagtctgcactctttcaactggcagagatgtgcctggcatcagagggggtgaaaatggaagaatcaaagctaataaaagccaaagaatcagatggcggaagaattcaagaactggagaagggcaaggaagaaagagaaatgaaaatggagaaaatagatgaagccaggttccagaaagaagcagaatttgaaaaatcagctaaggaaaatgtaagagattctaaggaattaagaaattttgaggagctgcgaatggatgatataatgggtataaaaatggaagctcctaaagcaattaaaaaggaagaattagaggaagatcaaaaatgtagtcacttccctgatttttcttactctggcagtagcaagataataataagcgatgttcccagtaggaaggatcacatgtgccatcctcatggcattaggatcatcgagattcccacagcgttaagcaaaccagaaaagctaaaaaaggaaaagaagaaaaccaaaatggatcGACAGGGAAATGATAAATCCACACCCAAGAAGACTTGCAAAAAGAGGCAGTCCTCGGAATCTGATATCGAGAGTGTCATGTACACCATTGAAGCTGTTGCAAAGGGAGACTGGGGCATCGAGAAGCTTGGAGATACCCCTCGCAAGCAGGTGCATACATCCTCGAGTGGCAAGGGAAGCATTTTGGATGCCAAGccaccaaagaagaaagtgaaatcaagagagaagaaaatgtcaaaggagagatcctcagacaccacccaagagtcaagacctcaagattttatcagtatttctgccagcaagaacatttctggtgaggtcccagagggtataaaagcagaacctttgacccctacggaggatgcattaccacccagtctatcgggacaggccaagcctgaggacagtgagtgtcacagaaaaatagagacttgtggctcccggaaatctgagaggtcttgcaaaggtgctctttataaaaccctggtgtctgagggtatgctcacctctctgcgagctaatgttggcagagggaaacgaaggtcaggaaaaggaaagtcctctgatcatgaagagtgttggcatgaagaaagctggacatttcaccagagtgggaccagtggaagcaagaagttcaagaagacaaagccaaaggaagactctctccttggctcagcaaagctggatgaagaatttgaaaagaaattcaacagcctccctcagtatagtcctgttacatttgaccagaaatgtgtacctgtcccaagaaaaaagaagaagaccggacatatgtcctcagaaccgacccaaaccagcaaag gaagtggggataaatggtcaaacaagcaactcttcttggctgccattcaccctacagaagccatattttcagaagacagaaacaccacagagcctgcttataaggttacaaatgccccatccattcccaacactccagagccaacaagggcgcaagaacccttggtgggcagtcaaaagagaaaagcaaggaaaaccaagatcacacaccttGTCAGGACAGCAGATGGCCGGGTATCACCAGCAGGAGGTACTTTGGATGACAAACCAAAGGAACACCTGCAGAGGAGTCTTGTTAAGGTGACCGAGACAGGCTGCAATGACGAATGCTCACACAACCGAGAGGCCACGGAGACGCGGAGCAGCACCCCGGAGATGCCCGCCGTGTCTGCGTTCTTCAGCCTCGCTGTGCCGGCCGAAGTGGCTGCCATGGAACATgcatag
- the LOC132486574 gene encoding HMG box transcription factor BBX-like isoform X1, whose amino-acid sequence MKGSHRNKDYSAEGEGAGKRPKRKCLQWHPLLAKKLLDFSEEEEEEDEEEDIDKVQLVGAAGLEQDGETEDDESPEQRARRPMNAFLLFCKRHRSLVRQEHRNRLDNRGATKILADWWAVLDPKEKQKYTDMAKEYKHAFMKANPGYKWCATTNKPVKSPTSTVNPREKLWAFPSDSSRALPSPKKTKPEEMPQLNFGMADPTQMGGLSMLLLAGEHVLGTPEISSGTCRPDVSESSELRQESPLFQFAEISSGTSHPDVPSKQCQASALFQFAEICSKTSQLGGAEPVKRCGESALFQLAEMCLASEGVKMEESKLIKAKESDGGRIQELEKGKEEREMKMEKIDEARFQKEAEFEKSAKENVRDSKELRNFEELRMDDIMGIKMEAPKAIKKEELEEDQKCSHFPDFSYSGSSKIIISDVPSRKDHMCHPHGIRIIEIPTALSKPEKLKKEKKKTKMDRQGNDKSTPKKTCKKRQSSESDIESVMYTIEAVAKGDWGIEKLGDTPRKQVHTSSSGKGSILDAKPPKKKVKSREKKMSKERSSDTTQESRPQDFISISASKNISGEVPEGIKAEPLTPTEDALPPSLSGQAKPEDSECHRKIETCGSRKSERSCKGALYKTLVSEGMLTSLRANVGRGKRRSGKGKSSDHEECWHEESWTFHQSGTSGSKKFKKTKPKEDSLLGSAKLDEEFEKKFNSLPQYSPVTFDQKCVPVPRKKKKTGHMSSEPTQTSKGPFQSQKKNLFHKIVSKYKHKKEKPNVPEKGSGDKWSNKQLFLAAIHPTEAIFSEDRNTTEPAYKVTNAPSIPNTPEPTRAQEPLVGSQKRKARKTKITHLVRTADGRVSPAGGTLDDKPKEHLQRSLVKVTETGCNDECSHNREATETRSSTPEMPAVSAFFSLAVPAEVAAMEHA is encoded by the coding sequence atgaaaggcagtcatagaaataaagattattccgcagaaggagaaggagctggaaaacgaccaaaacgaaagtgccttcagtggcatccattgctagcaaagaaacttcttgacttttcagaagaggaagaagaggaagacgaaGAGGAGGATATTGATAAGGTTCAACTTGTTGGGGCCGCTGGTCTAGagcaagatggtgaaactgaagatgatgaatcaccagaacagcgagcccggagaccaatgaatgcatttctcttattttgcaaacgtcatcgctctcttgtacgtcaggaacacaggaacaggcttgataaccgaggtgctaccaagatactagctgattggtgggctgttctcgatccaaaggaaaagcagaaatacacagacatggccaaggagtataaacatgcatttatgaaagcaaatcctggctacaaatggtgtgctaccacaaacaagcctgtgaaatccccaacatccactgtcaatccacgggagaaactatgggccttcccatctgactcttcaagagccttgccaagccccaagaaaacaaagcctgaagaaatgcctcagcttaactttgggatggctgatcctactcaaatgggaggcctgagcatgctgcttttagctggagaacatgttcttggtacaccagagatatcctctggcacttgcaggcctgatgtttcagaatcctctgaattgcgtcaggagtcaccattatttcagtttgccgagatatcttcaggtacctcccaccctgatgttccgtcaaaacaatgtcaagcatcagccttgtttcagtttgcagagatctgttcgaagacttcacagttgggcggtgctgaacctgtaaaacgctgtggagagtctgcactctttcaactggcagagatgtgcctggcatcagagggggtgaaaatggaagaatcaaagctaataaaagccaaagaatcagatggcggaagaattcaagaactggagaagggcaaggaagaaagagaaatgaaaatggagaaaatagatgaagccaggttccagaaagaagcagaatttgaaaaatcagctaaggaaaatgtaagagattctaaggaattaagaaattttgaggagctgcgaatggatgatataatgggtataaaaatggaagctcctaaagcaattaaaaaggaagaattagaggaagatcaaaaatgtagtcacttccctgatttttcttactctggcagtagcaagataataataagcgatgttcccagtaggaaggatcacatgtgccatcctcatggcattaggatcatcgagattcccacagcgttaagcaaaccagaaaagctaaaaaaggaaaagaagaaaaccaaaatggatcGACAGGGAAATGATAAATCCACACCCAAGAAGACTTGCAAAAAGAGGCAGTCCTCGGAATCTGATATCGAGAGTGTCATGTACACCATTGAAGCTGTTGCAAAGGGAGACTGGGGCATCGAGAAGCTTGGAGATACCCCTCGCAAGCAGGTGCATACATCCTCGAGTGGCAAGGGAAGCATTTTGGATGCCAAGccaccaaagaagaaagtgaaatcaagagagaagaaaatgtcaaaggagagatcctcagacaccacccaagagtcaagacctcaagattttatcagtatttctgccagcaagaacatttctggtgaggtcccagagggtataaaagcagaacctttgacccctacggaggatgcattaccacccagtctatcgggacaggccaagcctgaggacagtgagtgtcacagaaaaatagagacttgtggctcccggaaatctgagaggtcttgcaaaggtgctctttataaaaccctggtgtctgagggtatgctcacctctctgcgagctaatgttggcagagggaaacgaaggtcaggaaaaggaaagtcctctgatcatgaagagtgttggcatgaagaaagctggacatttcaccagagtgggaccagtggaagcaagaagttcaagaagacaaagccaaaggaagactctctccttggctcagcaaagctggatgaagaatttgaaaagaaattcaacagcctccctcagtatagtcctgttacatttgaccagaaatgtgtacctgtcccaagaaaaaagaagaagaccggacatatgtcctcagaaccgacccaaaccagcaaaggtcctttccagtctcagaaaaagaacttattccacaaaattgtcagcaaatacaagcacaaaaaggagaagcctaatgttccggaaaaaggaagtggggataaatggtcaaacaagcaactcttcttggctgccattcaccctacagaagccatattttcagaagacagaaacaccacagagcctgcttataaggttacaaatgccccatccattcccaacactccagagccaacaagggcgcaagaacccttggtgggcagtcaaaagagaaaagcaaggaaaaccaagatcacacaccttGTCAGGACAGCAGATGGCCGGGTATCACCAGCAGGAGGTACTTTGGATGACAAACCAAAGGAACACCTGCAGAGGAGTCTTGTTAAGGTGACCGAGACAGGCTGCAATGACGAATGCTCACACAACCGAGAGGCCACGGAGACGCGGAGCAGCACCCCGGAGATGCCCGCCGTGTCTGCGTTCTTCAGCCTCGCTGTGCCGGCCGAAGTGGCTGCCATGGAACATgcatag